One Vanrija pseudolonga chromosome 5, complete sequence genomic window, ggcgcgcgaggtgctcACCTTTCGCGAGGTGTACGATGCGGCGGTGCGCCTTGGCGCTGTGTTGGTTGGCAAGGGGGCCGGCGTGGGCTCGCGCGTCGCTATCGGAGGGACCAACTGTACCGGGTGGGTTGAGGCTGCGCCTAAGCGCAAGAGAGTGCGGAGCTGACCCCGCCGCTACCAGTTGGGTAGTCGCCTTCGTCGCGGTGCACCtcatcggcgccgtgcccgtcCTGCTCAACAACGGGCTGTGAGTGGAGTCCTCGCCACGCAGCACAGTCCTAACCCACTCAAAGCCACATCGCGGCCCAGATCCACTGCCTTACCCTCACGCAACCGCTCAtcacgctcgtcgacgaccaggtcgccgcgcagctcgcccccGTGCTCCCCGAGATCGCGAGCAAGGGCGTGCGCAACGTCTGGGCGTGGGGGACTCTGGCCCACCTCcccgaggtgcgcgccgccgttccCGAGCTCGCATCCTTCACGCCGTCGCAGGGCAACCTTGCCGCCGTACGCGCTGGCACCAACATCGGGCTCGATGCCGTCGGGCCCGAGTCGGACGGCATCATCTTCTTCACCTCGGGGTAGGCGTCGAGCGTGAACGGCAGCTAACGTCCAGCACGACGTCCATGCCAAAGGGCGTGCTCGTTACCAACCGCCAAGCGCTGCATGTGATCCAGTCAGGCGTGTACCGTGGGTGTTGGCGCAGCCGGAATTGGAACTACATATCTGACAGCTCACGTAGCCCTCGCGCGCATggccctccgcctcggcctgccggccgacgaggcgatcgCGATGGCGaccgccccgcgccccgaCACGGTCTCGCTCCTCTCCATCCCGCTCTTCCACGTGCAGGGCTGCCTGAcgtggctcgtcggcgcgatcgATACCGGCACCAAGCTCGTCTTCTTGCGCCGCTGGAGCGTGGCGTATGCCATTGGCATCATGGTGCAGGAGAAGGTGACCAAGATTGGGGGGTGAGTACGCAGCCGAGCGGAGCGAAGGTGTGCGGCGTGCGAGGCGTATTCCCAAGCTGGATCCCCAAGCTGCCAACATTCTTGACACGAGCGTCGCTGACACGCCTGACCAGCGTGCCTGCCATCTGCACTGCCGTCCTGCAGTCGCCACTCCTCCCGAAAGACTTCACGCTCACCGCGACGtcgtacggcggcgcgcagccgcccACCCGTCTCCCGCGCGACCTGGCCAACCGCTTCCCCGGCATGATCCCGTGCGTAACCCCCCCATTGGTACGCTGCTAACGCCCCAGGGCCACCGGCTGGGGCATGACCGAGACCAACTCTGGCCACGTCGCGTTCGTCGGCCAGGAGTACATTGACAAGCCGCTCGCGTGCGGGCAGGTCATGCCGGTGACTGAGATCAAGATTGTCGATCCGGAGAgcaagcgcgagctgccggtcggcacggcggggctgctgctcgccaagGGGCAGAACGTGATGAAGGAGTATGTGAACAATGCGAGTGAGTTGGCGTGGGCCGTGGGGGCCAGAGCCACTGGCTGACACCCCGCGCCAGAGGCGACCGCTGAAGCGCTTACCGCCGACGGATGGCTCGACACGGGCGACATAGCCTATGTCGACGCCTTTGGCGACCTGCACATCACCGACAGGGCAAAGGACATCATCATCCGGGGCGGGGAGAACGTGCCTGCCGCTGAAGTAGAAcgtgcgctggcgctcgacgacaggGTGCACGAGGCGtgtgccgtcgccgtgccggACGACGTGCTGGGCGAGCGTATCGGCGTCGCGGTGTCCTTGGCGCCCGGCGCACGCGCCACCCCGCtcagcgtcgccgaggcagcTTGGCCGCGCCTGCGAtaccccgcgcgccccgacgtcgtggtggtggttgaggGCAACCTGCCGTGGAACGCGAGCCAGAAGgtcgtcaaggccgacgttAAGAAGATGGTGCTTGACCAGTGGGAGCGCCAGGGCCGCAAGCCCATGGTCGACCCCAAGGCGAGGTTGTAGTGTGGGGCTGTGGGCAGCGTGGCATGGAAAGAAGAAGTCTTGTGTGCGGgactgggctgggctgggcatGACTGGGCTGAGCTGACGAGGCTGACCGTGTCTTCTGTGTCTGCGCCAAGACGCCCACTGCCAGCGAGGGGCAGGAGCACCGGGGcaccgacgcgacgccgcggcgacctcgccccgcccgcccgcggcCACACGGCGATTCGACACCGCGTGGCGCAACTCACTCTTTTGACAACCACGCCGCGGGCCGCAGATCTCGAAAGGGCGCGACgcacatgcatgcatgcaggtAAGCATACCGGTGTGGCGAGAcgcgtcgtggccgtcgtcgtcgcgcgcgtcgtcgggcccGAAAGTTGCGTGCGAACAAGGGTGGCGGAGTATCTCTGCCTGGCTAGCGGGCGCCGACACGTAAGCTGCACCCCCGGCGCCCATGTCCGTCATCActtgcgctgctcgtcgacgtcgtcgccgtcttcgcACTCCCCCCATGGGCCCCAGGCGCTCCTCTGCTCCCTACGCGCCCCGCACGATCTCCGGCGGCAGTGTTATCTGCAGGGAAGCAGAGTAGCTTggcaccggcgcgccgcggcggcgatcaGACAGACTGGTTATCATATCATTATCGCTATCGAGGAGTcggtggcgtcgtcgtggcggcTTTCGTTCGGGGCTTGTTCGCTTGCGAGATTGCTcatgtgctgctgctcgtgctgctgcttgtgctcgtgctcgtgctcgtgctcgtgctcgtgctcgtgctcgtgctcgtgctcgtgctcgtgctcgtgctcgtgctcgtgctcgtgctcgtgctcgtgctcgtgctcgtgctcgtgctcgtgctcgtgctcgtgctcgtgctcgtgctcgtgctcgtgctcgtgctcgtgctcgtgctcgtgctcgtgctcgtgctcgtgctcgtgctcgtgctcgtgctcgtgctcgtgctcgtgctcgtgctcgtgctcgtgctcgtgctcgtgctcgtgctcgtgctcgtgctcgtgctcgtgctcgtgctcgtgctcgtgctcgtgctcgtgctcgtgctcgtgctcgtgctcgtgctcgtgctcgtgctcgtgctcgtgctcgtgctcgtgctcgtgctcgtgctcgtgctcgtgctcgtgctcgtgctcgtgctcgtgctcgtgctcgtgctcgtgctcgtgctcgtgctcgtgctcgtgctcgtgctcgtgctcgtgctcgtgctcgtgctcgtgctcgcgctccgcgctcCGCACTCGCACACCCTCAAAACCATATTCTGGCTGCATTATGACACTACGATAGCTATCGTACACGAATGAGCAGAGCCTCGTTGTCTGCCAACGTGGTAGGATACTACCCAAAGACTACACTACACCGCCTAGTGCTCGAGGTGGTTGCCGTTCTGAGGCTTCTCAGTGACGACGCGGTCGGTGCCGTCGCCCTCCAACACGccctggcgctcgagcttgcggTAGTGGAGGCCGgtgaggatgacgaggatgaggttgATAAAGACGAAGCCGAAGCAGATCCAGGCGCAGATgactggggtgggggttagTGAAAGCAaggtgggcgggcgagggacgggacgcggcggcatgcACACGACAGCCGCCTCCATAGCCAGTAGCCACACTCACGAGCAGGGAAGCAGCGGTAGTCCTTGTAGGCAAGCGAGTAGCCGAGGTTCTTGACAATGCCCTGGACGACCGACTCGGGGATACCGGCCATGGTCACCTTGCCCTGGTGGTGGAGAATGATGATGGTGCCGCTGTGGTGTGTTagcgggtggggtggtgcaCGCTCGACTCTGCGCAATACTCACGCAATgcagccgccgaggagggcgagggccgagaaggcgaggaggaactCGTTGAAGAAACGAATGGCGTTGGActggcgcttgcgcttctcgcgCCAGAGGATGAACTCGGAGAAGAACTGGGCGGGGGGTGGTCAGCGACGGTGTCGGTGTGCCTAGAGGGACGAGAGGAACAGCGAGCGTCATGTAGCCgtagccagccagccagccaggcccgCCGAGATCCTTCCGGAAGCGGAGGCGTGGCGGCAGACCATGCTGTCGACGACCAACGCATGcaccgtggtggtggttaaTGCCACAACACATGGTTTGACGTGACGCTTTGGGTGGACgatggctggctggcgggaCGCTTGCGGGAAGCAGCCTTCCAAAAAACACTCACGGCAACAAGGACGGCAaagccagcggcgccggcgaaTGTGCCAGTGACGCCGATGACATCGgtcgcgacgagcttggccgaAAGGCTCTTCTGCGGGGGGTGTTAGCGACGAGTACAGCAatggcgagggagggagggaggtggtggagCCATGGCAAACATCACATCATGGCCGACAAACTAGCGGCCCTGGCATGGCCACTGGCCGAGTTGTGCACCCACGCGCCGTAGCGTGTGCCCAGACGAGCATCATCCAGCGACGCGAGGGCATCGGGTCGCATGCAGACGgtatgcagcagcagtcacgGGGACGCAGAACAATGGTGGCCCTCTGCCCGCTGGCTGGGAGGCACGACCCGCTGCTCATCCCGAACGAGGCGGGCCAAGCCAACGCCGCGCAAtttgcggcggcggccaagacAACAAGGAGCGGCAAAGAAGCATTACTTACAGCGAGCTTCCTCTTCTGCTGGAGCTGCACGAGCGCTGAGAGACGGGGTCAGCATGGGCCGCGGGGCAACATgtggtgtcggcggcggcggcgtgtggagcgggcagcagcgtgtGATGCCATGATGTCTTGTGCGTGGGTGGTGCACACTCGGGACGTAGTAGATGCCCCGCAGCAACACCCACGCACAGACTGTACCCACCCCACACGCGACCGCACAGACAACTACTCACCCGAGCCGGagaggccggcgacggcgacggcgagcgcgccggccgtgaGGATGAAGAGGGTGCGCGCGAAGAGGAGGCTGCGGAGGTAGCCCATGGTGATGTGTGGGTGGCTGGTCGAAGTGAAGGAAGGAGTGATGTGCTGGTGCGCCGAGTGTGTGATGGGTCGGTGGTCGGTGGCAAGGACAGGCAGGCGATGCGACGGAGCAGGAGCAAGAGCAAGCGAGAACAAGagagacgagggcgagggatGCGACGTCGTGGGCCTCTTAAGCAGTCGGGGTTGGGAGGGAGCGGGTTGTTGTCGTGGTCTGGCTgggtcgctcgctcgacgggTGGGCCGCAGTGTCTCGGCGTGCTGCACGTCCAGCTCCTCTGCTCTGCTGCTCCTGGAAAGGCCTTTTTTACGGGTAAGACCTGACCTGTACCCGATCAGCAGGACCGCCGAGGGACGTCTTGGCCACTGGCCACCAGCTGCTAGCATtgctgcatgcatgcttgctgtcctcgtcgagatCCTGCTtacctgcctgcctcccGCGTGGTCCTCGTCACATGTCACGTAGGCACTCGGCCAGTGTCCAGGGATGAGTTGGTGTCCTCCCTTGGCCCTTCCGCCACTCGCCTCTTAACCCATTTAGTGCCTTGCCGTCATGATGCACGCGAGTGAGCCTAGTTGGTTGCACAGCGGCTCGGTCGGTGGTGGATGCAGTGGACTGCAAGGGAAactgccgaggagggcaagcagcagcagctctgCCGGCTGAGACACACGACGCCATGTCGCTCCCCTCGTGCCCTGTAGCTTCCCCTCCCTCACCAAGGCCCTGTTCGGCCagcgcgagccagccagcgcgagTCGCTCTCACTCAATGCGACATGTACACTTCGGCCAGTAGCAACAGACAGCGCGCACTGGTGCATCATTGGCGCGTCGCTTTCTTTGGGGCGGGGACTGGTGGGAGAGCGAGAACGAGctcgcaccagcaccagcaagCACCATGCACTCGCTCACTCCCACAACGACGTCCACCAGACCTCGTCTGCACCTCTCGCCAAGCACTGGTGACCAAAAAATCTTCGCATCGCATGCAAACAACGCACGCCGCGACATTGGCCAAGGCCGGCATGCAGGCAAACAGGCACAAGTCACCCTGACCACCGCGCGATCACTTGCTGCAGCAGTGAGCCCCAGACGCCACCCCGGACCCCCGGATAAGTcggggcagcaggcagggCCCTGGGCTGTCAGCGAGCTCTGCCTGATCTTGCTTTGCTACACGCTGGACATTGTCTTGGCCTatggccgccggcgaggtgcaCTGGgccccgaggcggcgctgcatGCCGCTATTCCGGCTGCTGCAGGGAGGCAGGCTACTGGCCACTGTCCTAACGCGGCCAACGCACTATTAGCCTTTGCTAAGCGGGCACACTACCCATCAcatcgcagcagcaggcagcgaatagcacgctcgtcggcgccataCATGCTATAGCTGCTGCGTGAGAATCAATGAGGCCTCTAGCGCGCGTTTCACGCGACGAAAACAGCAACGCGTGAGCTGGATCTGGCTCACTGGCAcagtcagtcagtcatggtggtggtggtggtagtggtggtggttgtgctCGAGGGAGGAGCCGCCCACATCCCTCCCCCGGGCTCTGGAGGAGCGAGTAACCGGGGGCTCCCCTCATCGTCCGATCGatcgcgacgcggcggcgccggcgcagtgTGCCCGCGAAACAAGATCACAGCAGACACCGTTGGTTGGCTCGCTAACAAGTGACAAGCGGCAGTGGGCAGAGAGCCCCGCAGCCCCGCGCACCCCGGCTACGTCTGCCGCAAGAGTGACGGGGTTGGCGGGGTTGCTCGCCGCAAGCTGCACATCATCTCCAAATGTGCGTCCACTTTGACTTCAAGTCATCAACATGGCCtcatctgctgctgcgacgATCACGAAACTGTTGTATCGTTGTTCGCTTCCGTCGAGTCAGGCGGGCaacgaggcgaggcgagatgGTATCGCCGTCcgcacccgcccgccgctcaaTCAATGACCCCCTCTCCGCTCCGCGATCCCGAAGTGTCTTGGCAGGTATCATCGTTCTTCTCACGCCGCAAttcacgccgcgccgccgcctccgcgccgccgccgcctccgccacgccgcccgcccggagcatgccgcggcggcgctgatcTTCGTCTGCGTGCATGCATGGGCCATGTGCATGTGCATGGATCTgccgtgggcgtgggcgtgtgggcttggcttggcttgggctgctcgccccgccgtcggcatcaTCGGCAGTAGCCTCcacactgctgctgcggggtaTCGCGCGCGCAAGCAAGCCGCGGCGCCCGGTGACGCCTGCGTTCTGTGTTGCCCACGTCTGTGCATCGTCGTTGGGAccccgcggcgtcgtcggctttGACGTGGGTGGGCTCGTCTTGGCCCCACAGCACACATCATCACgcgaggagggggggtgTCACCTGCGTGCCTGTGGGCTCTTGCTCCTCGCCTGCGTTGTGCACATTGCACCCACCTCCCACATTGCCGCACTGCACCTCACACCCCGCCCGTCAGTTGTGCACGCCTCGGTGATCATGTCAGaggcctcgacgccgtggtTATGTTGGTGCGCTTGGTGTCTTGGTGTCTTGGCACGCCTGTGGGTtgggcgggcgacgtcgtcgcgacgaggctggtgcagacgacgacggcgccagcgcgaaCCAGCGCTTCTCGCTCacactggcgccgacgccagcggcgaTGGCGCGCAGTGTAgttcgcgccgctcgacttGCTATCCGTCGGACAGAACTGCTCGGCGATGTTGTGACACTCGTCGGGGAGGTCTATGCCACATTCACTCACGGCGCCACTagcgcccagcccacccagTTCACTAGCGCGCGTTTGCTCCCAACGCGTCATTCGCAGGCAATGCGTCGCAACGCGTCGTCTttggtcgacgcgctgctgcgaGGTGATCCCGCTCCCCTCGTCGGTCGGTCATGTCCAGCACCGAGCTCAGATCTGCGACAGCCGTCGTTTCCGTCGCatcgcagcagcacggccCCGAGCCACCCCCGTCGCCGTGGCGACACTAGTGCAGTGCTCCCTTCCCCGCCCCACAGGTCCGACAACAAGACGATACATGACATGCGAGATGAGCTGAACGCTTACTTCTTTCCCTTGGTGTACTGCGGCGCGTCAGCTTATCGCCCCGCGGAAGATaccccccacaccccaccccactcacatcGTAGAAgcccttgccggccttgcgGCCGATcctgccctcggcgaccaTCTTTTCGATgagcgggctcggcgcgaccaGGTCCTTGGGGATGAGGCCGCGGTCCGCGTACTCCCTCCAGCCCTCGGACACGAACTTTGTaatgtcgaggccgaccatATCGAAGAGCTCGAAGGGCTGCAAAGGTCAGCGCTGTTCTCGCCCCGGTGACACCCACGCCCATGGGGTagcccgcgccgagcttcATCGCAATGTCAATGTCCTCGACGgtggcgtcgccgcgctcgagcatgcgcgcggcctcgactgggggtcagcgagcacgcgcaggaCACACGCACGCTTGTAGGGGATAAGCAGGCGGTTGACGATGAATCCCGGCTTGTCGGGCGCGCGGACGGCCACCTTGCCGATACGCTTGGAGAGGgcaagcagcgcgtcgaTCACCGAGTCTTCCGTCTTGGGGCCGCGgatgacctcgacgagcttcaTGACGGGGACGGCTGGGGGAGTCAGTGCTGCGACCATGGGAGGATTGCGCCGATCATCGGCTGGTACCACAACGCGCTGCGATGTCTTGCACTCgcggacgcgccgcgccccactCACGCGAGAAGAAGTGCAGCCCCGCAAAGAGCTTCTGCCTAGCCTCGGGCAAGCTAGCCcccacgtcgccgacgagcaggctCGACGTGTTGGTAGCGAAGATGGCCGACGGCTTGGCcaccttgtcgagcttggcgaacAGGTCctgcttgagcttgaggttCTCAATGACGGCCTCGATGACcaggtcggcgtccttgacggcggcggcgctgagttggtcagcggcggcgtgcgggggCCAGCGAAACGTGGTTGATCGATGGCCCGCGAGCGCCGGTCGGCCTGACAAGCCAcacgctcgctcggcctccagcctcgctcgctcgaaGCCACTCACGGGTCGACCGTCGTGTTAATGTTCCCCAGGACCTTCTGTACAAATCCCTCGACGTTGTCcggcgccttcttcttgccgacgcgcgcgacggaggcggcgatggcgtcgaggccgcgcctGGGAGTGTCAGCACCAGCACATCTCCCactcctccacctcctcttcctcttccccCGACCGGTGGCACCTACTTCAGAGCCGCCTCGTTCACATCAGTCAGCGTGACCTTGATCCCGGCCTGCGCGGCAACCTGCGCGATCCCGCCGCCCATCAGCCCCGCGCCAAACACGGTGATGTGGTTGATCtgccgcgccgtgctgctgccgccgccgccggcgctgggcgccgcGCTGATGTGCCCCGCCACGGTGGAGAGGCGGGAGGCAGCGGTAATGTCTGCGTTGGAGGGCATTGTCGATTGATGGTGGAGAGGAAAGTTGAGTGTGAGTTGTGGTGACGAGGGCGCGGTTATTGGCGTGGTTGGGTGGGCCGGTTAACTTTACCGGCAGGTGGAGCAAAAGTCCACGTCGTACAGTGGCCAAAGTGAGCGAGCCGTCCACTTGTTTTCGTCCATTCTCTCTCTTCACGGACGCTGCTATGCGCATTAGGCATGCACGTACAGCTTCACTGACGCCGATGCTGACGCTGACGACAACTCACCGCTGCAGCGCTGACGACCGCGAGACACTTTGTCACTGCGGTGACATCATGGCCGGCGGATAAcctcgcctcgaccgcggcgagAAGATCGACGGTGGACAGCGCGACAGCGGCAACGATGAAAACGGGGTACAGTGGAGTAGCTCCCCGGGGTGGTTGGGGTCGCTGTTGACACTCTCCTCGTCACCTAATCGCGAGATGCGAAGTGTTCGGCAGAGGCGAGCGTGGTATGGACTATGTTGAGTTGGGTCAGTTTTTGCCTGGCCATGGGCCACCGACTCCACCAGACTGCACGCCCGCAACATGAATACACACTGAATTCATCTCATCAATCACGCCCACATACCATCTTCCTTGGCCCCTCCCTCACTTGGTGCGTTATCCCGTGTCGCCTCGGTAGCCGTTGGGCTTAGGCGAAGCCGACGTCAAACGtcgcctcgagggcggggatCTTGGTCTTGTCGGTCGGGATGGTACCGTCGCAGCCctcggggggaggggggagctTGTAGTGGCCCTTGCCGTGAAtgcccttgagctcgccgctgggtgtgtgagtggtgtcATCATCCGTGCGGTGGCGTGTCACAAAgtccaagcccaagcccaagccaaGGCCACTTACGTCGCGGTGTCGGAAAGAAGGTGGAGGTGGGCGTCGACAGTGTGGCCGATGTACGTGCCCGTGACGGTCCAGGCGACCGTGCCCTTCTTGCCGAGGATGGTGCCCTCGAAGAGGGCGATGCCGGCTGCGTGGGTCAGTGGGGCGTGGGGGGGAGGAtggggcggcgcgacggcgcgactcACCAAAGTGGCcgtcctcgggcttggcgccggcagccTGCTGCGCCCTGGGGCCTGTCAGTGACACTACTCACTCGCGACTCGCTgggctcgctgcgctcgcccgcccgctcctACTCACATGCTGAAGCTGCTAACGGCCGTGccctcgacaccgccgccggcataCTCGGACTCGGTGTGCGCCGAGTGCGGGATGGGGCCGGGCGTCTTCTTgcccgtcgcgacggcgaggtggacgtaGTCGAGGACCTTGATGGTGGTCTTGACGTCTgggggtgtgtgtgagtggggctACAGTggggagggaaggcgaggaaggcggggaaggcggcgcggacgagggGGTGGAGGCAGAGGAAGAGACTCACGCTCGgtcattgttgttgttcttgTTGTTTGGTTGGTGGTTGTAGAGTTGCGCAAAGTGCAGAAGTTGAAGTCGTGAGAGGTGATGAGAAGATGGACAAGTAGCGACAGAGAAGGGGGGTTTAAgtagacgacgacgagcgcgacgacgacgacgagacggtgcGAGCGAAGAGACGGTGCACAGCAGCGCGATCTGCacgccgcgtcgtgtcgtcgtggccgtggccggggccggggccggaTGGCCGAGGGTGACGGTGACGGTGAGTGCGAGCGACGCCCAACGACCccctcggcacgccgacgccgtgcgccctcgacgccttcTCGGTCTTGGCGCTGTATTATCAGTCACAAACCGAGGGGTTGACGTGTGGTCGCGTCATCTTTTGAGTGGAGGAATGTGGGGGTGAAACAACTGATACAGATCTGTGTGTGGCGGATATCccgtggctggctggttcGGGCGcgagtcgccgaggcgggcgggcgaggcgacaaGGCGGTACCGTCACCCGGCGCCGTTGCGACGCCCTCGCGACAACGTGCGACACTGACGCTTGCTAGATGGCGacgtggcgacggcgatgatgACGCCGAGTGGGAGCGTGCGAGCAAGCTGTACGTCTTCGTGACTggcatgccgccgcgcgtcggcTCCGACACCCCGCGGCGGAATGCTGTCATACCTCTGCGAGCATGCGAGCGACAAGGGAagcgacgaccacgacgagcgagcgactaGGAAATGCATCTCCCTCGCTCTGAACCAACGACTGCTGCAGCTACGCAAACTCGACGTCAAACGTAACGACAATGCCCTCCTGCtggcccggcgcgccgaccgcgcgcCCGGTCCCCTTGATacccttgagctcgccgctgtGTCGTCAGCGCGGCACCGTCCtctgcctgctgcgccgaCTCACGAAGCCGACGAGGGAAGGAGGACGTAGTCAGTCTCCACGAGCTCAGTGCCGTTCGGCACCTGCCCAGCGATCGTGAAGGCCACCGAGCCggccttgccgaggatgCTGCCCGTGAAGACGGAGATGCCGTCTAGGGGTGGGGTCAGCGcggggctcgacgacggggaggaAACGTACGGAAggccttgtcgccgtcgtcggggcCGTATGCGATGCTAGTGTCAGCAGGTAGCGGTGAAGAGGACATACGTCGCGAAGTGCGTGACGGCCTTGCCCGCCATCTCGGCCCCCTtgaactcggcctcggtggtCATCGCGCCCGGGAGGCGCGTGCTGCCGTGCTCGCTCGTGATGGTGTGGAAGGCGATACGGTCAAAGTCGAACGTGGTGGTGATGTGGGTGGGCATGGTGTGAGGGGTTGGTGGTGCTGTGAGAGTTGTGAGAAGTGAGTGACTGAGTGAGGGACAACGAAGAAGACGGTAGTGGCCAGAGGAGGCCTTTATAGCCTGCGTCGAAGGCGGTGTTAGGATGCAGCCTGCGGCCTGACTGGAGGGAtcagctcgccgtcggcggggaggccgagctggccgccggtGTGCGTTGATCGACCTGCACGGACGGCGgtggctcggcctcggcgacgcaACTTGCTGCCGACGATATCCACGACGCAAACCCGAGGCAAGGTGTGAGCGACATCTGGCCTCAACGACAACAGACACAGGTACCGAATCTCATTTCCTCTCGTTCCGGCCATGGTACGCTTTACTCCCCTACTATCACGCGTGCTCTACGCAAACTCGACGTTGAAGGTCGCGGGGATACCAGTACTCTTgcccggcgagcacgccgagtgGCCGGCGCCCTTGATCCCCTTGAGCTCGCCACTGGCGCATCAGCCAACCAACCACACTtcacccctccccctgccCCCTTTGCGACACTCACGACGCAGACGCGCCCAGGATAACATactccgcctcgacgacgtccgACGCCTTGTCGTACCCGCCGGCAATGGTGAACGCGACGGTGCCGGCACGCCCGAGGATGGAGCCGGTGAACACGGAGATGCCGTCTGGGGGTGGCGTCAGCTTGCCTCTTGTGCTCACGCACTGAAGCTCtggtccgcgtcgtcgacgccgtgatTGAAACTGGCGTCAGTGGGGAGACTGGGGGAAGGAAGACGCACGTAGTGAA contains:
- the sidI gene encoding Acyl-CoA ligase sidI; the encoded protein is MPLLSVQECDDALTRPGSVFETTHATIDGRDLRVWKHTPSSFPAFVRAKFAAYANNVFVSSPIAAPEPYEAREVLTFREVYDAAVRLGAVLVGKGAGVGSRVAIGGTNCTGWVVAFVAVHLIGAVPVLLNNGLHIAAQIHCLTLTQPLITLVDDQVAAQLAPVLPEIASKGVRNVWAWGTLAHLPEVRAAVPELASFTPSQGNLAAVRAGTNIGLDAVGPESDGIIFFTSGTTSMPKGVLVTNRQALHVIQSGVYPLARMALRLGLPADEAIAMATAPRPDTVSLLSIPLFHVQGCLTWLVGAIDTGTKLVFLRRWSVAYAIGIMVQEKVTKIGGVPAICTAVLQSPLLPKDFTLTATSYGGAQPPTRLPRDLANRFPGMIPATGWGMTETNSGHVAFVGQEYIDKPLACGQVMPVTEIKIVDPESKRELPVGTAGLLLAKGQNVMKEYVNNAKATAEALTADGWLDTGDIAYVDAFGDLHITDRAKDIIIRGGENVPAAEVERALALDDRVHEACAVAVPDDVLGERIGVAVSLAPGARATPLSVAEAAWPRLRYPARPDVVVVVEGNLPWNASQKVVKADVKKMVLDQWERQGRKPMVDPKARL
- the B0272.3 gene encoding putative 3-hydroxyacyl-CoA dehydrogenase, which translates into the protein MPSNADITAASRLSTVAGHISAAPSAGGGGSSTARQINHITVFGAGLMGGGIAQVAAQAGIKVTLTDVNEAALKRGLDAIAASVARVGKKKAPDNVEGFVQKVLGNINTTVDPAAAVKDADLVIEAVIENLKLKQDLFAKLDKVAKPSAIFATNTSSLLVGDVGASLPEARQKLFAGLHFFSPVPVMKLVEVIRGPKTEDSVIDALLALSKRIGKVAVRAPDKPGFIVNRLLIPYKLEAARMLERGDATVEDIDIAMKLGAGYPMGPFELFDMVGLDITKFVSEGWREYADRGLIPKDLVAPSPLIEKMVAEGRIGRKAGKGFYDYTKGKK